One Candidatus Dormiibacterota bacterium genomic window, CATTGGGATGGGTCGGTCCGGCGCTGTCGATCGCCTGTGGCGTCGCGCCTGCCCTGCTGCTGCGCATGCTGCGGCTCTGACCCGGGGAGCAATTTCGTGCGACCCCTCGTGCTCGCGTCGACGTCCCCGAGGCGGATCGAGATCCTCACGCGGTTGGGCATCGCGTTTCGGGCCGTGCCGCCGGGGATCGAGGAGCGGCCGCCGGTGCCGCTCGGCCCGCTCCGCTACGTCGCCTGGGCTGCAGCCGAGAAGGCCAATGCGGTCGCGAGGCGAATGCCAGGGGCACTCGTGGTCGCGGCGGATACCGAAGTCGTCCGCGATCGCCGCATCTATGGGAAACCCGGCGACCGCCGCGAGGCGGCCGCCTTCCTGCGGTCACTCTCCGGACGCCGTCACCAGGTCTACACCGCGGTTCATGTCATCGACGGACATACCGGACGCCAGGCTCAGGGGATCTCGCGGACGGATGTCACAATGCGTGAACTTTCGCCGCGCGTGATCGCGGCCTATGTCCGCACCGGAGAGGCGCAGGATAAGGCCGGTGCCTACGCTATACAGGGCAAGGGCCAACGGCTGGTCGAATCGATCCGCGGGCCCTACGACAACGTCGTTGGGATGCCGATGCGCCTGCTGACACGGTTGCTGGGCGAATGTGGGATCCCGCTTCCGCTGAGGAGTCCGGATGAGCCCAAGGTCACTCAAGAACGCCGCAAACGCTCTCGCCGTCAGCCTGCTGCTCAGCCCGCTGCTGCTGGCCGCATGCACCGGTAGCGAAAGCTCGCGGCTGGTCATCACGCAGAGCACAGATGCCCCCACCGGCGGCGACCACAAAGGGCACCTCGCGCCCGGGGTCTTCACGGGCATCACCCTCTCGATCCGCAATACCGGCGCCGGCGCAGCTCGCGGGTTGGTCGTCGAAGACGTCCTGCCGGCCGGGTTTCATTACTACGAGCTGACGACCCTCGGCGGCAATGCCATCCGCACCGCCAGCAGTGATCCGGCGTCCAAGGGTAACCCGTCGTGGGGAACGTGGACGATCCCCGCGGGCAACGGCAACACGATCAGCGCCCTCGTTCTCAGCTTCACGGTGCAGGTGGCGTTGAACCCAGGCGATTACAAGAATCAGGTCAAGATCACGACCGCAGTCCCCGGGGAGGTCGACCAGGGCGATCCGGTCGCGCTCGTCGTCGAGCCGCGGCCTTCGCTGACCCTCACCGCGGCGGCCACCGCCGGCCAGGTCCTGACGGGCGGCATGGCAACCTATGTCATCTCGGTCGCGAACGTCGGCTCGGCGGTCGCGAAACGCGTCGTGGTCTCGGTGAGCCTGGCGCCCGGCTTCCTCTACAGCGCGACCACCAACTATGAAGGCAACGGGATCCGGGTGGCGACGGTCGATCCACCGGCGAACAGCCTTCTCCCACTCTGGTCGTCGTGGGATATCCCGGGGGCGAGCAATGGAGTGCCGGGCCTGCTGCGGCTCACGTTTCAGGCCCGGGTCTTGCCGGCCGTCGCGCCGGGACTGTACAACCTGACGGCGGCGGTCACCAGCTCCGCCGATGTTCCACCGCAGACGATTGGGAACACCGCGCCCGTTTCGGTCGGCAAGGGGAGCAAACTGCCCGTCACGATGACGGTCGCGCCGACCGCCCCGTACGCCGCCCAGAGCGGCACCGTCACGTACGTCATCACCCTGGAGAACGACAGCAACGACGCGGCCCAGGCGGTGACGGTGACCGACACCTTGCCGCAGGGCTTTACCTACCTGACGACCAACAGCATCGCGATCAGCGGGAAGCCCACCGGCTCGCGGCTCCAGCCGGCGGCTGGTTCGGCGACGCCGCAGTGGGGCCCGTTTGTCGTTCCCGCCGGCGGCTTCAATGGCGCCATCCTGGTGATCACCTTCACGGCGAAGGTCAACAGCGCCGCGCTCGGGGCGCACGCCAACGTCGTCTCCGGGAACAGCAGCAACGCCCAGATCACGGGCGGGTCAGACCAGTCGCCTGTCATGGTCACAGCGGGCTAGCGGCGCTTCCGCGGTTTGGTCAGCGTGTCGGTTTGGGAGAATGAGGGGCAGTGTCCAGAACCCAGCGGGAGCTGAAGGCGCTCCGGCAGCAGCAACGGGAAGAGGCGGCGGCGCGCCAGCGCGCTCGTGACCGCCGAAACCTGTTCATCATCGGCGGCGTCCTCGGCACCGCCGCGCTCGCCATCCTGATCGTCGCGCTCGCCCTCAATCACGCGGCCCAGGTGACGAGTCAGAACCGACTACCGTTCCACGCGGTCAGCACCACGCAGGGGCAGCCGGTCGCGGATGAGGGCCGAACGCACGTGGACCCGTCCACGAGTCCGACCTACCAGTCGTATCCGCCCGCCTCCGGGCCGCACTATTCCGCTGCGGGCATCGCCCCCGTCCCCTGGCAGACGATCGCGACCTCCAGCACCCCGCTGGTCGAAGGCCAGTACATCCACAACCTCGAGCACGGCGGGATCGCCATCCTCTACAACTGCCCGACGGGCGCCGACTGCACCACGCTCCAGAATTCGCTCGAGAACTACGTCCGCAACCTGGCGCCGGCCGAACCGGCGTTCAACGAGGTGAAAGTCGTGCTGACCCCCTATAGCAGGGGGATGACGCGGAAGGTGGCCCTGGTTGCGTGGGACTACATCGAGTTCCTGGACGTCTACGATCAGGCGGCGATCACCCAGTTCTACGAGAACCACGTCAACAAGGGGCCGGAGAACATCGCCTAGTGCTAAACTACGGAGTCGCGCCCGGGGGCGCTTTATCCATGTTTGCCATCGTAGCCACCAGCGGAAAGCAGTTCCGAGTGTCGGAGGGCGATCGAATCGTCGTCGATCGCGTGTCCGCCAACGTCGGCGAGACGGTGCGCCTGGACTCGGTCTTGCTGGTGGGCGGCGATGGCGGGCCGATGGTGGGCATGCCCTTCGTGTCCGGCGCCGCGGTCGAGGCGACGGTGGTCTCGCACCGGTCCGGCGACAAGATCATCGTGTTCAAGTTCGAGGCTCGCAAGCGGAAGCGGCGCAAGACCGGGCACCGGCAGCAACTCTCCGAGCTCCGCATCGGCGCCATCCGGGCCCCCGACGGCAAGAGCGGCGAGCGGCCGGCGGCGAATGGCCCTCCCGCGTCGACGGAGCGGCCGGCGAGCGCGAAGCCGGCACCGAAAGCCCGCAAACCCGCAGCGGCGCCCGCAGTAAAGACCACGCAGGAGTAAGACATGGCACACAAGAAAGGCGCAGGGAGCTCACGCAACGGACGCGACAGTGTCGGCCAGCGGCTGGGCATGAAGACGGGCGCGGGTCAGGCGGTGAACGCCGGCACCATCCTGCTTCGCCAGCGAGGCACGGCGATCTTTCCCGGGACCAATGTTGGCATGGGCCGCGATCACACGCTGTTCGCGCTGGTCGACGGCGTGGTCCGCTTCGAGCGAACTGGTCACGGACGCAAGAAAGTCTCCGTCCTCGCGCAAGCCGTCTAGCCGGTCGAGCTAACGGTCGCCCGGCCCGGCCGGGCTGACACGGCTCGGATCATGCCGCTGGCAGGGTCGTCCTGATGTTCACGGACCGGGTCAAGATCTTCGTCAAGGGCGGCGACGGTGGCGCCGGTGCCTTGAGCTTCCGCCGCGAGAAGTTCGTGCCGCGGGGCGGCCCCGACGGCGGGAACGGCGGCCGGGGCGGCAATGTCATCCTCGAGGTCTCGCGGCAGGTTAACTCCTTGCAGGACTATCGCTTCAAGCATCACTTCCCCGCGGGCCGCGGCGGCCGCGGCGGTGGCAGCCGGCGGCACGGAAAGGACGCCATCGATATCGTCCTTCCGGTTCCTCCGGGGACCCTGGTCAAGGATGAGGAGGGAAAAACCATCGCTGACCTGGTCGCCCAGGGGCAGCGCCTCGTCGTCGGCAAGGGCGGGCGAGGTGGCCGTGGCAACGCCAGCTTCAAGACGTCCACCCGCCAGACGCCACGCTTCGCCGAGCTGGGCGAGCCTGGGCAGTCCACCTGGCTCTGGCTGGAACTACGGCTGATCGCGGATATCGGCCTGCTCGGGCTGCCGAACGCCGGCAAATCGACGCTCCTCTCCGCCGCGAGCGCCGCCAAACCGAAGATCGCCGACTATCCCTTTACGACCCTCGAGCCGGTGCTCGGCGTCGTGGAGCTCGCCGAGGACGCCACCTTCGTCATGGCGGACCTTCCCGGACTGATCGAGGGTGCGCACGCCGGGGCGGGCCTCGGCCTGCAGTTCCTTCGGCATGTGGATCGCACCCGCGTGCTGATCCACGTCATCGATGCCGCCGCCGGCGATCAGCACCAGTTGTGGAGCGACTACCAGCAGGTGCGGACTGAGCTCAAGAAATACAGCGCGGCGCTGGCGCGCCGCCCGCACCTGGTGGCGCTGAACAAGATGGACGCCGTCACGGACGGGTCGGAGGTCCTCGCCTTTCGACAGCGCCTGGTGAAGCTTCGCCGGCGCACCTTCCCGATTTCGGCCGCCACCGGTGACGGGGTTCAGGACTTGCTCTGGGCGGCGTGGCGCATGCTCGAGAAGCGCAAGGGTGAACCGGCGCCGCAACCGTTGCCCGCGCTCAAGGTCTATCGCGGTCCCACCTCCGCCGAACCGTTCACGATCGAGCCGGTCGAGGGTGGGTTCCTGGTCTCCGGCGACCAGCTCGAGCGACTGCTGGCCATGACCGACATGACCAATCCCGAGGGACTGGCGCATTTCCAGCGCATGCTCGATCGCTGGGGTTTGAACGACGCGCTGGCGCGCCACGGTGCCCACGGCGGGGAGATGGTGAGAATTTCCGACGTGGAGTTTGTCTACGATCCGCAACGCTGACATCGGCATTTTGGGCGGGACCTTCGACCCCGTGCACAACGGTCACCTCGCCGCGGCCCGCCAGCTGCGAGGTGTCGCGGACCTCGATCAGATCTGGTTGATGCCCAATGCGACGCCCCCTCATCGCACCGCGGCGCCGGCCGCGCCCGCGCCGGATCGAATGTGCATGGTGGAGCTGGCGGTCGCCGGCCATGATGGGCTGGTTCCTTCCCACATCGAGCTGGACCGCGGCGGTGTCTCCTACACGATCGATACCGTTCGCGAGCTCGCGCGTGCGTATCCAGGTCAACGATTCGTGCTGCTTGTTGGATCCGATGCCGCACTGCAGATCCGCACCTGGCACGAAGCCGAGGAGCTGCTCGATACCGCGAGTTTCGTGATCTTCAACCGGCCCGAGACCGCGCTCGCGCCGCAGACACTGCACGAGCTGGGGTTTGCGCCCGCCCGCACCCGGATCGTCCATCTCGACACGCCCGCGATCGCCGCCCATCAGGTTCGCGATCGCCTTGCGCGCGGGGCTCCGATCGAAGACCTGGTGCCGTCCGCCGTGGCCGATTACATCCGCAACCATGCGCTCTACCGCGGCCCCGGTGTAGAAAGGCGAGCGTAACAATTGCGATAATTACGTCGGTGACCCCCCTTCAGCTCAGCCGGCTCATCGTGAACGCGGCTGCCGATAAGAAGGCTCGGGGCATCGTCCGGCTCGACATCCGGCAGAAAAGCTCGATCGCGGATTACTTCGTCATCTGCGAGGGCGACACGGACCGACAGGTGCGCGCGATCACCGACTCGATCGTGGGGGCCTGCCAGGTGAAGGGCGTGCGGCCGTTGCGCACAGCCGGCTACGACGACGGATCCTGGGTCGTCCTCGACTATGCCAGCGTGATCGTGCACGTGTTCCTTCCGGGCGAACGCTCCTACTACGATCTCGAGTCCCTCTGGAAACCGCCGGCGAAGGCCGCCTCGCCCGCGCCTGCCGCCAAGAACGGCGCGAAGAAGGCCCCCGCGAAAGAGCGCGCGCGCCCCAAGGCCAAACCGACCCGTCCCTCTCGACGCCGCATCCGAACGGCCTAGCGCCGCCCCCACCCTGCCCTCCCCCGCAAGCGGGGGGAGTGTATGCGTTTGTGCGCCGCGTCTTAATGGCGCCCTCAGCGCTGTGGGATAATATCGCTCGTCGCGCTGCCGTAGGGCGCGGCGCACGAAGATGGCCCCCACCAAATCGGCCGCTCCGCCGCACCCCCATGTCACAGTGGACGATGTGTGGCGCGGCGCCCTACCCAAGGAGACCGAGCTCGTGGCTGGGGCCGCCGGCAGCCGCCGCGAGGTCGTCTGGTGCACGGCGCTCCGGGCCCGCTCGCCGGCGTTCACCCCGCTTCGCGGCGGAGAGTTGCTTCTCATCAATCCGCAGGTGCTGACCGCCGTTGATCCGCGCCTCACGCTCGCCCGCCTGCTCGACTCGCTGGCGGGGCAGGGCGTGGCCGGGGCGGCGGTCCTCGGTCGCGTGTCCCCCGAGGCGCGTCGCGCAGCCGACGCCCACGGGCTGCCGCTGTTTTCGTTGCCGGCGACTATGCCGCTCGATCAGGTGGAGCAGCAGGTCCTGCGCTTCATCGTCGACCGCCGAGCCGAGCTGCACGAGCGCGCGCAGGATTTGCATCGCCAGCTGAGTGAGCTCGCGATGGCGGGACGCGGACTGCCTGCACTGCTGGCGCGGCTCCATGAGCTGACCGGCGTGCCGGTCGTGCTCGAGCGCGATTCCACCGTCGACTACGTCGGAACCGGTCGACTCTCCGAGAGTACGTCGGCCGCCATTGCCAAGGAACGCCCGGCGCTGGAGGAATGGTTGCGGGAGGTCCCGCTCAGCGCCTTCGATCCGCCGGTCGCGGTGCGGCCGCTGAACGAGGGTCAGGCGCGCCTGGTCGCACCCATCCTGGTGCAGGGCAGCATTGCGGGGTTTCTCTCATTGCTCGGCTCGGACGGCGAGCTGGGGGAGATGCATCGGCTGGCGGTGGGCCGCGCC contains:
- the rplU gene encoding 50S ribosomal protein L21, coding for MFAIVATSGKQFRVSEGDRIVVDRVSANVGETVRLDSVLLVGGDGGPMVGMPFVSGAAVEATVVSHRSGDKIIVFKFEARKRKRRKTGHRQQLSELRIGAIRAPDGKSGERPAANGPPASTERPASAKPAPKARKPAAAPAVKTTQE
- the nadD gene encoding nicotinate-nucleotide adenylyltransferase; its protein translation is MSTIRNADIGILGGTFDPVHNGHLAAARQLRGVADLDQIWLMPNATPPHRTAAPAAPAPDRMCMVELAVAGHDGLVPSHIELDRGGVSYTIDTVRELARAYPGQRFVLLVGSDAALQIRTWHEAEELLDTASFVIFNRPETALAPQTLHELGFAPARTRIVHLDTPAIAAHQVRDRLARGAPIEDLVPSAVADYIRNHALYRGPGVERRA
- the rpmA gene encoding 50S ribosomal protein L27 is translated as MAHKKGAGSSRNGRDSVGQRLGMKTGAGQAVNAGTILLRQRGTAIFPGTNVGMGRDHTLFALVDGVVRFERTGHGRKKVSVLAQAV
- a CDS encoding helix-turn-helix domain-containing protein; the protein is MAPTKSAAPPHPHVTVDDVWRGALPKETELVAGAAGSRREVVWCTALRARSPAFTPLRGGELLLINPQVLTAVDPRLTLARLLDSLAGQGVAGAAVLGRVSPEARRAADAHGLPLFSLPATMPLDQVEQQVLRFIVDRRAELHERAQDLHRQLSELAMAGRGLPALLARLHELTGVPVVLERDSTVDYVGTGRLSESTSAAIAKERPALEEWLREVPLSAFDPPVAVRPLNEGQARLVAPILVQGSIAGFLSLLGSDGELGEMHRLAVGRAAHACAIELVRARAARDARDEVEEELLDVLTAGRPGSQQAAGERAKRKGFDVDAPYLVIAAEPAEPGRAPKIRAAWERHLATMRTSALVRERGESTLALVSLAGRRALDPKALIEQLHRAARAVGGPVALGYGAVRTGTAEIASGAREAEQALTMGRRLFGPDSATAFKNLGLYRLLYALQPLPELRQFRDDALARLGAKDRRGVLLQTLGAYLATNGSPTDAADRLHLHRNTVLYRLGRIEDLLGVDLRNAEVRLALHLALKIGDVLEA
- a CDS encoding Maf family protein, which translates into the protein MRPLVLASTSPRRIEILTRLGIAFRAVPPGIEERPPVPLGPLRYVAWAAAEKANAVARRMPGALVVAADTEVVRDRRIYGKPGDRREAAAFLRSLSGRRHQVYTAVHVIDGHTGRQAQGISRTDVTMRELSPRVIAAYVRTGEAQDKAGAYAIQGKGQRLVESIRGPYDNVVGMPMRLLTRLLGECGIPLPLRSPDEPKVTQERRKRSRRQPAAQPAAAGRMHR
- a CDS encoding DUF3105 domain-containing protein, whose translation is MSRTQRELKALRQQQREEAAARQRARDRRNLFIIGGVLGTAALAILIVALALNHAAQVTSQNRLPFHAVSTTQGQPVADEGRTHVDPSTSPTYQSYPPASGPHYSAAGIAPVPWQTIATSSTPLVEGQYIHNLEHGGIAILYNCPTGADCTTLQNSLENYVRNLAPAEPAFNEVKVVLTPYSRGMTRKVALVAWDYIEFLDVYDQAAITQFYENHVNKGPENIA
- the rsfS gene encoding ribosome silencing factor gives rise to the protein MTPLQLSRLIVNAAADKKARGIVRLDIRQKSSIADYFVICEGDTDRQVRAITDSIVGACQVKGVRPLRTAGYDDGSWVVLDYASVIVHVFLPGERSYYDLESLWKPPAKAASPAPAAKNGAKKAPAKERARPKAKPTRPSRRRIRTA
- the obgE gene encoding GTPase ObgE; its protein translation is MFTDRVKIFVKGGDGGAGALSFRREKFVPRGGPDGGNGGRGGNVILEVSRQVNSLQDYRFKHHFPAGRGGRGGGSRRHGKDAIDIVLPVPPGTLVKDEEGKTIADLVAQGQRLVVGKGGRGGRGNASFKTSTRQTPRFAELGEPGQSTWLWLELRLIADIGLLGLPNAGKSTLLSAASAAKPKIADYPFTTLEPVLGVVELAEDATFVMADLPGLIEGAHAGAGLGLQFLRHVDRTRVLIHVIDAAAGDQHQLWSDYQQVRTELKKYSAALARRPHLVALNKMDAVTDGSEVLAFRQRLVKLRRRTFPISAATGDGVQDLLWAAWRMLEKRKGEPAPQPLPALKVYRGPTSAEPFTIEPVEGGFLVSGDQLERLLAMTDMTNPEGLAHFQRMLDRWGLNDALARHGAHGGEMVRISDVEFVYDPQR